The Coleofasciculus sp. FACHB-T130 genome contains the following window.
CTATAACTATATGGATAAAACTGATTTATTCAGAACAATGTGCTAGATAATAGCTGAAATTCGATCGCAGGGGCATCTAGGATATTCACAATTCAAGTTCTGTAACTCGCCATGACCGCACTCGGAGTAACCAAGCTGCGGCTGGTAATTACTACTGGTGCTGATACCCTCTCCACTCTTTTTCTGAGTGGCTCTGATAGATGCAAATCAAATGTTTAGATTGATTGACAAGCTCCTGCCCTTTGAAGCCTGTCTGTACTATCAAATCTTGCCCATCACCTTAGAAGGCACCTGCCTAAAACTGGGCATGGTAAATCCAGCAGACACAGTCTCGTTGGATTATGTCCGTCGTATCCTAACTTATCAAAACTACTCGTTAGAAACCCAGCCGATAGCCGCTGACGCTCTCCAGGCAATCCTCAGCGCGTACTTGAAACACAATACGGGCATCGGCAAACAACAAGCCCATACCGAACCGCCCACGCCGGCAACTGGACACTTAGACACGCAGCCAGATCGAGAAAGCCCAAGCAAAAATTCCGATCCGATAGAACGGCAAACCCTCCCAACTCTGATTGTCGATAGTCCGGAAGAACTGGTCGAAGTGGAGGCAGATCGCCCCAACACTCAAGTGCCGCAACCAGCTCCAGAAAAACCTTTGAGAAAATCGCCGCAAGTGAAGCGCAACGCCACAGTTTCACCCGCTGGCAATCCCTCCCCCCAATGGCAAGAGCGAGCGCAGCATCACTTATCTGGTTTCACTGCTAATCTGGCAGCCCTACCGCCCCAGCAGATGTTAAAAGAATTGTTAAAGCGGGTGCTGAACGGAACTATCGATCGGCTGGATTGCGAACGACAGCTCTATGAAGGAAACATTCTCTGTAGTCGAAACAATGTCTTGCAGTTTGCGATCCCAGGATTAGCGCTACCCATACTTCAAGGAGTCATCGACGAGCTAAAGCGAATCGGAAATCTGCAATTAATGCCAGTCGAACAAACCAAAGTGGTGGAGATTGAGCGATGCTATCAGCACAATCATCTGTTACTGCGCTTGCAAATCATCCCTGGTGAGTACGGAGATGAGGCAGTTATGCAAGTGTTTCGCGGAGAAGCTTTGAGAGCTTATCAGCAGCAGCAACTAGAAAATCTCTGGGGGGAAGCTTTGAATCTTGCCCAGAAGCTCCAGCGCAAGATGAATCAGATATGCCATGCCAGCGCCTCAGACTCAGTTCTCCGTACTTCATCCCATCCCGCCTCAAACCCAGCTCAGATAGAAGCCCTGCCAGCCGTGCATCACTTGCTTACGAGCATCGAGCAACAACTGGAAGGACTCAAACGAATGCCCAGCGATCGCGCGAACCTTGATCCCAAGTCAAAGGACAATATGGCTCATCTGTGATGTAATGAAGAGCGTAGGAGTAACCAGCTTATTGCCTGTTATTGCCTGAAAGCTGAACAGAAAAGCATGAATGCTCCAAGCAAGAGGCAAATCGCGATCGCTGAAGCGATGGATGAAATCAAGGCTGTAATGTGCCACCGATTGCCTTAGCCTGCACGAACGAATTCGCACCCGTTGCAGTAGGGTAGGATAAATCATAAAGGATAAATCGACGAATATCCCGGCTTAGATAATCGTATTTTCCAGACTTGCTCGTTCAAACTTTAAACTTGATAATTCATACTTTATAGTTCACACTTCCTTTCATGCAGACCAAAGCTTTTTCTGAGCTGTTTCCCCTCTTTAACACTGCCGCTCCAGAGACATTAGAATGGCTTTTGTCTGTCGCAGTCGAACACGAGTACCCATCAGACAGAGCGGTTTTGATGGAAGACGCTTGGGGAAACGCAGTTTATTTTGTCGTGTCGGGTTGGGTGAAAGTCCGACGGCTCTCTGGGGAGAATGTCGTTACCCTAGCAATCTTGGGCAAAGGTGATTTTTTTGGAGAAATGGCAATTCTTGATGAATCTCCCCGCTCAACCGATGTGATTGCCCTCTCGCCCGTAGAATTGCTCAGCGTCTCTGCCCAACGCTTCATTCAAACCCTCTTCAAAGATCCGCAGTTGCACCACCGAATGTTGCAACTGATGGTGAAGCGTCTGCGCCAAACGAATCTCCGCTTTCAAATGCGTCATCAACCCCCAGCCGTAAAATTAGCGAACACGCTGATTGCTTTGGGAGAAAACTATGGCGAAGCCACAGAAAAAGGAACGGAAATCTATAATATTCCCTCTAAAGATTTGGCTAACGTCACAGATATCGGCGTTGAAGACACTAGCAAAATTATCGAGAAACTGGAAAGTAAAGGCTGGATTAAAATCGATCCAGCGCAGGAGACGCTCCATCTTCTCAACATCAAGCAGCTAACGCATCTAGCAGGACGAGTTTAGTTGTGAGATTCCAGATGTTCAGATCCCTGGCTTCTCTCGCGAAGTTGAGGATCTCCCCTGCGCGAATCATTTAGGACTTATGTCGTTAATCCTTATCT
Protein-coding sequences here:
- a CDS encoding Crp/Fnr family transcriptional regulator → MQTKAFSELFPLFNTAAPETLEWLLSVAVEHEYPSDRAVLMEDAWGNAVYFVVSGWVKVRRLSGENVVTLAILGKGDFFGEMAILDESPRSTDVIALSPVELLSVSAQRFIQTLFKDPQLHHRMLQLMVKRLRQTNLRFQMRHQPPAVKLANTLIALGENYGEATEKGTEIYNIPSKDLANVTDIGVEDTSKIIEKLESKGWIKIDPAQETLHLLNIKQLTHLAGRV